In Flavobacterium cerinum, one genomic interval encodes:
- a CDS encoding LexA family transcriptional regulator, whose protein sequence is MNYLEFKEIRKNLNMKQSELSKSIGVGIRAIQYWEKGERKIPETTAFFMKSLLAKKQKPTNENGSPVIFSDLKIMNVPLVNQYAQAGYLNGFADEEFTESLPTIPFTDDVEHRGEYMCFEVKGDSMDNGSYESYLEGDILLCRNIRQDFWMSKLHYNKWDFVIIHKEKGILVKRIINHDVENGIITLHSLNDYYNDFEIHLKDVAKLFNIISTRRKNNRR, encoded by the coding sequence ATGAACTATTTAGAATTCAAAGAAATCAGAAAAAACTTGAACATGAAGCAGTCTGAGCTGTCAAAATCGATCGGTGTGGGTATTCGAGCGATTCAGTATTGGGAAAAAGGCGAACGAAAAATTCCCGAAACAACTGCCTTTTTCATGAAAAGCCTACTCGCTAAAAAACAGAAACCGACCAATGAAAACGGATCACCTGTTATTTTTTCCGATTTAAAAATCATGAACGTACCTCTTGTCAATCAATATGCACAAGCGGGTTATCTGAACGGTTTTGCCGACGAAGAATTTACAGAAAGCCTACCTACTATTCCGTTTACTGACGACGTAGAACATCGCGGCGAATACATGTGCTTTGAGGTTAAAGGCGACAGTATGGATAACGGATCCTACGAAAGTTACCTTGAAGGTGACATTTTATTATGCAGAAATATCAGACAGGATTTCTGGATGAGCAAACTGCATTATAACAAGTGGGATTTTGTAATTATCCATAAGGAAAAAGGTATTCTGGTAAAAAGGATCATCAATCACGATGTTGAAAACGGAATCATTACGTTACACTCTTTGAACGATTATTACAATGATTTCGAAATTCATCTTAAGGATGTTGCCA
- a CDS encoding N-acetylmuramoyl-L-alanine amidase: MKIISHDFPENQYYKEATKKKGIVLHHTVSGDSVSGDIEWWKSTAERVATPIIIARDGGIHQIYSSQYWAHHLGIKQEHFQKFNLPALNTQRNKEFIGVELDSWGGLTVKNDRFYSASGQEIKKENVVYYEKGFRGYKYFEKYTTAQLDSLCELLEYWGDRYAIPLDYKGDVMFEYNKRALGGESGIWAHVSFRPDKSDVHPQKELIEMLKSLA, translated from the coding sequence ATGAAAATAATAAGTCACGATTTTCCTGAAAATCAGTATTACAAGGAAGCAACAAAAAAAAAAGGAATTGTGCTGCATCATACCGTCTCTGGAGACTCGGTCTCGGGCGATATCGAATGGTGGAAGTCCACTGCGGAACGTGTTGCAACCCCAATAATCATAGCTAGAGATGGCGGAATACACCAGATATATTCCTCTCAGTATTGGGCACACCATTTAGGAATCAAACAGGAACACTTTCAAAAGTTTAACCTTCCGGCGCTGAATACACAGCGAAACAAAGAATTTATCGGAGTGGAACTGGACAGTTGGGGCGGATTAACGGTCAAAAATGATCGGTTTTATTCCGCATCCGGGCAGGAGATTAAAAAAGAAAATGTAGTGTATTACGAAAAAGGATTCCGCGGCTATAAATATTTTGAAAAATATACAACGGCACAATTGGATTCCTTGTGTGAACTTTTGGAGTATTGGGGTGACAGATATGCCATTCCGTTGGACTATAAAGGTGATGTTATGTTTGAATATAACAAAAGAGCTTTAGGCGGAGAAAGCGGAATATGGGCACATGTTTCATTCCGACCGGATAAATCGGATGTACATCCTCAGAAGGAACTGATAGAAATGCTGAAATCACTGGCATAA